Proteins encoded within one genomic window of Trichoderma asperellum chromosome 2, complete sequence:
- a CDS encoding uncharacterized protein (BUSCO:EOG092D3XC6), translating into MDVPMSKVKFNASGDYAYIQNFKVLQNTFLKHQVDKPIPVESLVKCKMQDNLEFLQWTKKFWDLNFPDHDYDAVARRKGGGMPAAAAAPRAAAVSSSAARRGGTTPSTGPRLAAKAGPSPATAALQAENATLKETVTGLERERDFYFSKLRDIELLIQQAVEEDPELEKQEDGLVKHIQSILYSTEEGFEIPAEGEGLDDQETF; encoded by the exons ATGGATGTGCCCATGTCCAAGGTCAAGTTCAACGCCAGCGGCGACTATGCGTACATTCAAAACTTCAAGGTGTTGCAGA ACACCTTCCTCAAGCACCAAGTTGATAAGCCCATCCCCGTCGAGTCGTTGGTGAAATGCAAGATGCAGGATAACCTGGAGTTCCTGCAATGGACGAAGAAGTTCTGGGACCTCAACTTCCCCGACCACGACTACGACGCAGTTGCACGAAGAAAGGGTGGCGGTATGCCGGCCGCGGCTGCAGCGCCCAGGGCTGCCGCTGTTAGCTCAAGCGCCGCTCGAAGAGGCGGCACGACCCCCAGCACCGGCCCTCGCCTTGCCGCCAAGGCCGGCCCCAGCCCTGCTACCGCTGCTCTGCAGGCAGAGAATGCGACTCTGAAGGAGACTGTCACTGGTCTGGAGCGCGAGCGAGATTTCTACTTTAGCAAGCTCCGTGACATTGAGCTGCTGATTCAACAGGCTGTGGAGGAGGATCCCGAGCTTGAGAAGCAGGAGGATGGCTTGGTCAAGCACATCCAGTCCATCCTGTACTCGACCGAGGAGGGCTTCGAGATTCCCGCCGAGGGTGAGGGTTTGGATGACCAGGAGACTTTCTAA